The Streptomyces camelliae genome window below encodes:
- a CDS encoding Imm50 family immunity protein: MSWTSLLRNPEGITSVYQGNPPDLVGVRLYEAVLRTDGPTLTLRLDLARYPEQPPRKWAVQRFNTTQVEISFSGVGKIALEGFGTDIRADVSLTSENGVTLHVTSPEARIQAVADTVFISKLTAYANEV; this comes from the coding sequence ATGTCATGGACTTCCCTGTTGCGCAACCCGGAGGGCATCACCTCCGTTTACCAGGGCAACCCGCCGGACCTCGTGGGCGTTCGTCTGTACGAGGCAGTGCTCCGTACAGACGGGCCGACCTTGACGCTGCGCTTGGATCTCGCCCGTTACCCAGAACAGCCTCCGCGTAAGTGGGCGGTGCAGCGTTTCAACACCACACAGGTCGAGATTTCATTCAGCGGTGTCGGAAAGATCGCGCTGGAGGGCTTTGGGACTGATATCAGGGCGGATGTTTCGCTGACCTCTGAGAATGGTGTCACCCTCCATGTGACGTCACCCGAGGCGCGCATTCAGGCCGTCGCTGACACAGTCTTCATCTCAAAGCTGACCGCATACGCCAATGAAGTCTGA
- a CDS encoding proline--tRNA ligase, translated as MAKAPVQRMSQLMAKTLRDDPADAEVLSHKLLVRAGYVRRTAAGIWSWLPLGKKVLANVERIVREEMDAIGAQEVSLPALLPKEPYEATGRWDEYGQELFRLKDRKGGDYLLGPTHEEIFTLLVKDQCTSYKDLPVILYQIQTKFRDEARPRAGILRGREFLMKDSYSFDLEDEGLAKSYALHREAYQRVFRRLGLDYRICAATAGAMGGSKSEEFLAPAEAGEDTFADCPNCDFAANTEAITYALKPVDGSAVPALEEIPTPDTPTIETLAASLGVPASATLKNLLVKVDGEIVAVGVPGDREVDMGKVEAHFAPAVVEMVTEADFAGRPDLVRGYVGPQGLGEKVTYIADPRVAPGTAWITGANKEHTHARNVVAGRDFEVDAYVDVVVVQDGDPCPQCGTGLKLDRAIEIGHIFQLGRKYADALKLDVLGQNGKPVRVTMGSYGIGVSRAVAALAEQNADDKGLVWAKEVAPADVHVVAAGKALQTELALDVAEKLSAAGVRVLVDDRAGVSPGVKFTDAELIGVPQILVAGRRSGEGVVELKDRRTGEREELSVEDAIARLTAE; from the coding sequence ATGGCGAAAGCACCGGTCCAGCGCATGTCCCAGTTGATGGCGAAGACGCTGCGCGACGACCCGGCGGACGCCGAGGTCCTCAGCCACAAGCTCCTCGTCCGCGCCGGCTACGTCCGCCGCACCGCCGCCGGCATCTGGAGCTGGCTGCCCCTCGGCAAGAAGGTCCTCGCCAACGTCGAGCGGATCGTCCGCGAGGAGATGGACGCCATCGGCGCCCAGGAGGTCTCCCTGCCCGCCCTGCTGCCCAAGGAGCCGTACGAGGCGACCGGCCGCTGGGACGAGTACGGCCAGGAGCTGTTCCGGCTCAAGGACCGCAAGGGCGGTGACTACCTCCTCGGCCCCACCCACGAGGAGATCTTCACCCTCCTGGTCAAGGACCAGTGCACGTCCTACAAGGACCTGCCGGTGATCCTCTACCAGATCCAGACCAAGTTCCGGGACGAGGCCCGCCCCCGCGCCGGCATCCTGCGCGGCCGCGAGTTCCTGATGAAGGACTCGTACTCCTTCGACCTGGAGGACGAAGGCCTCGCCAAGTCCTACGCCCTGCACCGCGAGGCCTACCAGCGCGTCTTCCGGCGCCTGGGCCTGGACTACCGCATCTGCGCGGCCACCGCCGGCGCCATGGGCGGCTCCAAGTCCGAGGAGTTCCTCGCCCCGGCCGAGGCCGGCGAGGACACCTTCGCCGACTGCCCGAACTGCGACTTCGCCGCCAACACCGAGGCGATCACCTACGCCCTCAAGCCGGTCGACGGCTCGGCCGTGCCCGCGCTGGAGGAGATCCCCACCCCGGACACCCCGACCATCGAGACCCTGGCCGCCTCCCTCGGCGTCCCCGCCTCCGCCACCCTGAAGAACCTGCTGGTCAAGGTGGACGGCGAGATCGTCGCCGTCGGCGTGCCCGGGGACCGCGAGGTCGACATGGGCAAGGTCGAGGCGCACTTCGCCCCGGCCGTCGTCGAGATGGTCACCGAGGCCGACTTCGCCGGCCGCCCCGACCTGGTCCGCGGCTACGTCGGCCCGCAGGGCCTCGGCGAGAAGGTCACGTACATCGCCGACCCGCGCGTGGCCCCCGGCACCGCCTGGATCACCGGCGCCAACAAGGAGCACACGCACGCCAGGAACGTCGTCGCCGGCCGTGACTTCGAGGTCGACGCGTACGTGGACGTCGTCGTCGTGCAGGACGGCGACCCCTGCCCGCAGTGCGGCACCGGCCTGAAGCTGGACCGCGCCATCGAGATCGGCCACATCTTCCAGCTGGGCCGCAAGTACGCCGACGCCCTCAAGCTCGACGTCCTCGGCCAGAACGGCAAGCCCGTCCGCGTCACCATGGGCTCCTACGGCATCGGCGTCTCCCGCGCCGTCGCCGCGCTCGCCGAGCAGAACGCCGACGACAAGGGCCTGGTGTGGGCCAAGGAGGTCGCCCCGGCCGACGTGCACGTCGTCGCCGCCGGCAAGGCCCTGCAGACCGAGCTGGCCCTCGACGTCGCCGAGAAGCTGTCCGCCGCGGGCGTCCGCGTCCTGGTCGACGACCGGGCCGGCGTCTCCCCGGGCGTGAAGTTCACCGACGCCGAGCTGATCGGCGTCCCGCAGATCCTGGTCGCCGGCCGCCGTTCCGGCGAGGGCGTCGTGGAACTGAAGGACCGCAGGACCGGCGAGCGTGAGGAGCTGTCGGTGGAGGACGCGATCGCCCGCCTGACGGCCGAGTAG
- the infB gene encoding translation initiation factor IF-2 produces MAKVRVYELAKEFGVESKVVMAKLQELGEFVRSASSTIEAPVVRKLTDAFQGGGNGKSAGKPAPRKAAPKPAAPSPVQAARPAAPRPAAPKPPTAPAAQQPVTPSAPAPAAPAPGPRPVPGPKPAPRPAPAAPEFTAPPAAPAAQTPQAPAAQGPRPGARPGAPKPGGARPGAPGQGQARPGQGASRPGGQAPRPGARPAGPRPGNNPFTSGGSTGMARPQAPRPQGGPRPGGHGGPGAPGAGPRPQAPGQQGGGPRPQAPGGARPSPAGMPRPQGGPRPGPAGPRPNPGMMPQRPAAGPRPGGGGPGGRGPGAGGRPGGGGGRPGGGGFARPGGGGGGFAGRPGGPGAGAGGGFAGRPGGGPGGGGGGRPGFGGRPGGPGGRGGTQGAFGRPGGPARRGRKSKRQRRQEYEAMQAPSVGGVMLPRGNGETIRLSRGASLTDFAEKINANPASLVAVMMNLGEMVTATQSVSDETLQLLADEMNYAVQIVSPEEEDRELLESFDIEFGEDEGDEEDLVVRPPVVTVMGHVDHGKTRLLDAIRKTNVIAGEAGGITQHIGAYQVSTEVNDEERKITFIDTPGHEAFTAMRARGAKSTDIAILVVAANDGVMPQTVEALNHAKAADVPIVVAVNKIDVEGADPTKVRGQLTEYGLVAEEYGGDTMFVDISAKQGLHIDSLLEAVVLTADASLDLRANPAQDAQGISIESRLDRGRGAVATVLVQRGTLRVGDTMVVGDAYGRVRAMLDDNGNNVAEAGPSTPVQVLGLTNVPGAGDNFLVVEEDRTARQIAEKRAARERNAAFAKRTRRVSLEDLDKVLKAGEVQQLNLIIKGDASGSVEALESSLLQLDVGEEVDIRVLHRGVGAVTESDIDLAMGSDAIVIGFNVRAAGRAAQMAEREGVDVRYYSVIYQAIEEIEAALKGMLKPEYEEVELGTAEIREVFKSSKLGNIAGVLIRSGEVKRNTKARLIRDGKVVAENLNIEGLRRFKDDVTEIREGFEGGINLGNYNDIKVDDVIATYEMREKPRA; encoded by the coding sequence GTGGCTAAGGTCCGGGTCTACGAACTCGCCAAGGAGTTCGGCGTTGAGAGCAAGGTCGTCATGGCCAAGCTCCAGGAACTCGGTGAATTCGTCCGTTCGGCGTCTTCGACGATCGAAGCGCCGGTTGTACGCAAGCTGACCGACGCCTTCCAGGGCGGTGGCAACGGCAAGTCCGCCGGCAAGCCCGCCCCGCGCAAGGCTGCCCCCAAGCCCGCCGCGCCCTCTCCGGTGCAGGCGGCACGTCCTGCTGCCCCGAGGCCGGCAGCCCCCAAGCCTCCGACGGCGCCCGCTGCCCAGCAGCCGGTCACCCCGTCGGCTCCCGCCCCGGCCGCGCCGGCTCCCGGCCCGCGTCCGGTGCCGGGTCCCAAGCCCGCGCCGCGTCCGGCGCCGGCCGCCCCGGAGTTCACCGCTCCGCCGGCCGCCCCGGCCGCTCAGACCCCGCAGGCCCCGGCCGCGCAGGGTCCGCGTCCCGGCGCCCGTCCGGGTGCCCCGAAGCCCGGTGGCGCCCGTCCGGGTGCGCCCGGCCAGGGCCAGGCCCGTCCGGGTCAGGGTGCCTCGCGTCCCGGTGGTCAGGCCCCGCGTCCGGGTGCCCGTCCGGCCGGTCCGCGTCCGGGTAACAACCCCTTCACCTCCGGTGGCTCCACCGGCATGGCCCGCCCGCAGGCCCCGCGCCCGCAGGGTGGCCCCCGTCCTGGCGGCCACGGCGGTCCCGGTGCCCCCGGCGCCGGTCCCCGTCCGCAGGCGCCCGGTCAGCAGGGCGGCGGTCCGCGTCCGCAGGCTCCGGGCGGTGCCCGTCCGTCGCCGGCCGGTATGCCCCGTCCGCAGGGCGGCCCGCGTCCCGGCCCGGCCGGTCCGCGTCCGAACCCCGGCATGATGCCGCAGCGTCCCGCTGCCGGCCCGCGTCCCGGTGGCGGTGGTCCCGGTGGCCGCGGTCCCGGTGCCGGCGGTCGTCCCGGTGGCGGCGGCGGTCGTCCGGGTGGCGGCGGCTTCGCTCGTCCCGGTGGCGGCGGTGGCGGCTTCGCCGGTCGTCCCGGTGGTCCCGGTGCCGGTGCCGGCGGTGGCTTCGCCGGTCGTCCCGGTGGTGGTCCCGGCGGTGGCGGCGGTGGCCGTCCCGGCTTCGGCGGCCGTCCCGGCGGTCCCGGTGGCCGCGGTGGCACGCAGGGCGCCTTCGGCCGTCCCGGCGGTCCGGCCCGTCGTGGCCGCAAGTCGAAGCGGCAGCGGCGCCAGGAGTACGAGGCCATGCAGGCCCCGAGCGTCGGCGGCGTGATGCTGCCGCGCGGCAACGGCGAGACCATCCGTCTCTCCCGCGGCGCGTCGCTCACCGACTTCGCGGAGAAGATCAACGCCAACCCGGCGTCGCTCGTCGCGGTCATGATGAACCTCGGCGAGATGGTCACCGCCACGCAGTCCGTCTCCGACGAGACCCTGCAGCTCCTCGCCGACGAGATGAACTACGCGGTTCAGATCGTCAGCCCCGAGGAGGAGGACCGCGAGCTCCTGGAGTCCTTCGACATCGAGTTCGGCGAGGACGAGGGCGACGAGGAGGACCTGGTGGTCCGTCCGCCGGTCGTCACCGTCATGGGTCACGTCGACCACGGCAAGACCCGCCTGCTCGACGCCATCCGCAAGACGAACGTCATCGCGGGCGAGGCCGGCGGCATCACCCAGCACATCGGTGCCTACCAGGTCTCGACCGAGGTCAACGACGAAGAGCGCAAGATCACCTTCATCGACACCCCGGGTCACGAGGCGTTCACCGCCATGCGTGCGCGTGGTGCGAAGTCGACCGACATCGCGATCCTGGTCGTCGCGGCCAACGACGGCGTCATGCCGCAGACGGTCGAGGCGCTCAACCACGCCAAGGCGGCCGACGTCCCGATCGTCGTCGCGGTCAACAAGATCGACGTCGAGGGTGCCGACCCGACCAAGGTGCGCGGTCAGCTGACCGAGTACGGCCTGGTGGCCGAGGAGTACGGCGGCGACACGATGTTCGTCGACATCTCCGCCAAGCAGGGTCTGCACATCGACTCGCTGCTGGAGGCCGTGGTCCTCACCGCCGACGCCTCGCTCGACCTGCGGGCCAACCCGGCCCAGGACGCGCAGGGCATCTCGATCGAGTCCCGTCTCGACCGCGGCCGCGGTGCCGTGGCGACGGTCCTCGTCCAGCGAGGCACCCTGCGGGTCGGCGACACGATGGTCGTGGGCGACGCCTACGGTCGCGTCCGCGCCATGCTCGACGACAACGGCAACAACGTCGCCGAGGCCGGCCCCTCGACGCCGGTCCAGGTCCTCGGCCTGACCAACGTCCCGGGTGCGGGCGACAACTTCCTCGTGGTCGAGGAGGACCGTACGGCCCGCCAGATCGCGGAGAAGCGCGCCGCTCGTGAGCGCAACGCCGCGTTCGCCAAGCGCACGCGCCGCGTGTCGCTGGAGGACCTGGACAAGGTGCTCAAGGCCGGCGAGGTCCAGCAGCTGAACCTGATCATCAAGGGTGACGCTTCTGGTTCGGTCGAGGCGCTTGAGTCCTCCCTGCTCCAGCTGGACGTCGGCGAAGAGGTCGACATCCGCGTCCTGCACCGCGGTGTCGGTGCGGTCACGGAGTCGGACATCGACCTGGCGATGGGCTCCGACGCCATCGTGATCGGCTTCAACGTCCGCGCGGCCGGCCGCGCGGCGCAGATGGCCGAGCGCGAGGGCGTGGACGTCCGGTACTACTCGGTCATCTACCAGGCGATCGAGGAGATCGAGGCGGCCCTCAAGGGCATGCTCAAGCCGGAGTACGAAGAGGTCGAGCTCGGTACGGCGGAGATCCGCGAGGTCTTCAAGTCGTCCAAGCTGGGCAACATCGCCGGTGTCCTCATCCGGTCGGGCGAGGTCAAGCGCAACACCAAGGCGCGCCTCATCCGCGACGGCAAGGTGGTCGCGGAGAACCTCAACATCGAGGGCCTGCGTCGCTTCAAGGACGACGTCACCGAGATCCGCGAAGGCTTCGAGGGCGGTATCAACCTCGGAAACTACAACGACATCAAGGTCGACGACGTCATCGCGACGTACGAGATGCGGGAGAAGCCGCGGGCGTAA
- a CDS encoding DUF503 domain-containing protein codes for MYVGTLSFDLLLGDVHSLKEKRSVVRPIVAELQRKYAVSAAEVDHMHLHRRACIGLAMVSGDAGHLSDVLDRCERLVAGRPEVELLSVRRRFHGEDD; via the coding sequence ATGTACGTGGGGACTCTGTCCTTCGACCTCCTCCTCGGCGACGTCCACTCGCTGAAGGAGAAGCGCTCCGTCGTCCGCCCGATCGTGGCCGAACTCCAGCGGAAGTACGCGGTGAGCGCGGCCGAGGTGGACCACATGCACCTCCATCGCAGGGCCTGCATCGGCCTGGCGATGGTCTCCGGCGACGCCGGGCACCTGAGCGACGTACTCGACCGGTGCGAACGGCTGGTCGCCGGCCGCCCCGAGGTGGAACTGCTGTCGGTACGACGCCGTTTCCACGGCGAAGACGACTGA
- a CDS encoding GNAT family N-acetyltransferase, whose translation MLTQTTSRVLEPSDLDAALAVLDREPVANAFVTSRVQVAGLDPWRLGGEMWGWYEDGMLTSLCYAGANLVPICATPRAVRAFSDRARRAGRRCSSIVGPAGATAALWRLLEPHWGPAREVRAHQPLMVTDRMPADVAPDPYVRRVRKDEMETIMPACVAMFTEEVGVSPMAGDGGLLYQARVAELVGSGRSFARIDEHGKVVFKAEIGAATHQACQIQGVWVAPEYRGRGLAAPGMAAVLRYALADVAPVVSLYVNDFNTAARRTYQRVGFQEAGAFMSVLF comes from the coding sequence GTGTTGACCCAGACCACCTCACGGGTGCTCGAACCGAGCGACCTCGACGCCGCGCTCGCCGTCCTCGACCGCGAGCCGGTCGCGAACGCCTTCGTGACCTCGCGCGTCCAGGTCGCCGGCCTCGACCCGTGGCGGCTCGGCGGCGAGATGTGGGGCTGGTACGAGGACGGCATGCTCACGTCCCTGTGCTACGCCGGCGCCAACCTGGTCCCCATCTGCGCCACCCCGAGGGCCGTACGGGCCTTCTCCGACCGGGCCCGCAGAGCCGGCCGGCGCTGCTCCTCCATCGTCGGCCCCGCCGGGGCCACCGCCGCACTGTGGCGCCTGCTGGAGCCGCACTGGGGCCCCGCCCGCGAGGTCCGCGCGCACCAGCCCCTCATGGTCACCGACCGCATGCCCGCCGACGTCGCCCCGGACCCCTACGTCCGCCGCGTCCGCAAGGACGAGATGGAGACGATCATGCCGGCGTGCGTGGCGATGTTCACCGAGGAGGTCGGCGTCTCCCCGATGGCGGGGGACGGCGGGCTGCTGTACCAGGCCCGCGTCGCCGAACTCGTGGGCTCCGGCCGCTCGTTCGCCCGCATCGACGAACACGGCAAGGTCGTCTTCAAGGCCGAGATCGGCGCCGCGACCCACCAGGCCTGCCAGATCCAGGGCGTGTGGGTCGCCCCCGAGTACCGGGGGAGGGGGCTCGCGGCACCGGGCATGGCCGCCGTCCTGCGCTATGCGCTCGCCGACGTGGCCCCGGTGGTGAGCCTGTACGTCAACGACTTCAACACGGCGGCGCGACGGACGTACCAGAGGGTCGGCTTCCAGGAGGCCGGCGCCTTCATGAGTGTGCTGTTCTGA
- a CDS encoding aminoglycoside phosphotransferase family protein has product MAFEPPPRLIRALGETAPDGDGWLAELPATAERTVAGLELTVERVQLPGGRSSLVLLVRRADGTPAVLKLAPPRARPESERAALAHWGGLGAVQLLEAGGEEGVLLLERLHPDVSVRSLPEAKALLEAAGTLRRLWVEPPAGHVFETVAERTGRQAAAMRAGAEADPEAAPLVDAALAAREELLAAPPEHRLLHGTFRQSKVLSGERMPWLAVGPDPVVGECAFDLARLVRDRVEDLIATPSGASAVRRRIKRLSESLEVDQDRLRGWTLFRAVESGVRARRVGREKDAELLLEFAGWL; this is encoded by the coding sequence ATGGCTTTCGAACCGCCGCCCCGCCTGATCCGGGCGCTCGGTGAGACGGCACCGGACGGCGACGGCTGGCTGGCGGAGCTGCCCGCAACCGCCGAACGGACCGTCGCCGGGCTGGAGTTGACCGTGGAGCGGGTGCAGTTGCCGGGCGGTCGCAGCAGCCTGGTGCTGCTGGTGCGGCGGGCGGACGGCACCCCGGCCGTGCTGAAGCTGGCCCCGCCCCGGGCCCGCCCGGAAAGTGAGCGGGCGGCGCTGGCGCACTGGGGTGGTCTGGGCGCCGTACAGCTGCTGGAGGCCGGGGGCGAGGAGGGCGTGCTGCTGCTGGAGCGGCTGCACCCGGATGTGTCGGTGCGGTCGCTGCCGGAGGCGAAGGCGCTGCTGGAGGCGGCGGGGACGCTGCGCCGGCTGTGGGTCGAGCCGCCGGCGGGGCATGTCTTCGAGACGGTCGCCGAGCGCACCGGGCGGCAGGCGGCGGCGATGCGGGCGGGCGCGGAGGCCGACCCGGAGGCGGCGCCGCTGGTCGACGCGGCGCTCGCGGCCCGCGAGGAGCTGCTGGCCGCGCCGCCTGAGCACCGGTTGCTGCACGGCACGTTCCGGCAGAGCAAGGTGCTGTCCGGGGAGCGGATGCCGTGGCTGGCGGTGGGTCCGGATCCCGTGGTCGGCGAGTGCGCCTTCGATCTGGCGCGGCTGGTGCGGGACCGGGTGGAGGACCTGATCGCGACGCCGTCCGGCGCGAGTGCCGTCCGACGGCGGATCAAGCGGCTGTCGGAGTCGCTGGAGGTCGATCAGGACCGGTTGCGGGGGTGGACCCTCTTCCGGGCGGTGGAGTCCGGTGTGCGGGCACGAAGGGTCGGCCGTGAGAAGGATGCGGAACTTCTGCTGGAGTTCGCCGGGTGGCTGTGA
- the rbfA gene encoding 30S ribosome-binding factor RbfA — translation MADNARAKRLADLIREVVAQKLQRGIKDPRLGSHVTITDTRVTGDLREATVFYTVYGDDEERQAAAAGLESAKGILRSEVGRAAGVKFTPTLTFVADALPDTARTIEDLLDRARQSDAAVREASAGATYAGEADPYKKPGADEETDDSAE, via the coding sequence GTGGCCGACAACGCGCGGGCGAAAAGGCTGGCGGACCTCATCCGAGAGGTGGTGGCCCAGAAGCTGCAGCGCGGGATCAAGGACCCGCGGCTCGGCTCGCACGTCACCATCACGGACACCCGGGTCACGGGTGACCTGCGGGAGGCGACCGTCTTCTACACGGTCTACGGCGACGACGAGGAGCGGCAGGCCGCAGCCGCCGGTCTGGAGAGCGCCAAGGGCATCCTCCGGTCGGAGGTCGGCAGGGCCGCCGGCGTGAAGTTCACGCCGACCCTGACCTTCGTCGCAGACGCTCTGCCGGACACCGCCCGGACCATCGAGGACCTCCTCGACCGGGCCCGGCAGTCCGACGCCGCGGTGCGCGAGGCGTCCGCGGGCGCCACGTACGCCGGTGAGGCGGACCCGTACAAGAAGCCGGGTGCCGACGAGGAGACGGACGACAGCGCCGAATGA
- a CDS encoding YlxR family protein → MSGRTHTGVCPERTCVGCRERAAKDDLLRIVRIEDACAPDPRGTLPGRGAYVHPALVCLDQAVRRRAFPRALRAPGPLDTKALRRYVEQTTVAEEATP, encoded by the coding sequence GTGTCTGGCCGGACGCACACCGGAGTCTGCCCTGAACGCACCTGTGTGGGGTGCCGGGAGCGGGCGGCCAAGGACGATCTCCTGCGGATCGTGAGGATCGAGGACGCATGCGCCCCCGATCCTCGCGGTACGCTGCCCGGCCGGGGTGCCTATGTACACCCCGCCCTGGTCTGTCTCGACCAGGCGGTTCGCCGCCGGGCGTTCCCGCGGGCACTGCGCGCCCCGGGGCCGCTCGACACAAAGGCGTTGCGTCGATACGTCGAGCAGACAACAGTTGCCGAGGAGGCAACACCGTAA
- the nusA gene encoding transcription termination factor NusA has translation MDIDMSALRGLVREKEISFDLLVEAIESALLIAYHRTEGSRRHARVELNRETGHVTVWAKEDPEDLEEGQEAREFDDTPSGFGRIAATTAKQVILQRLRDAEDDATLGEYAGREGDIVTGVVQQGRDPKNVLVDIGKLEAILPVQEQVPGETYPHGMRLRSYVVRVAKGVRGPSVTLSRTHPNLVKKLFALEVPEIADGSVEIAAIAREAGHRTKIAVRSTRSGLNAKGACIGPMGGRVRNVMGELNGEKIDIVDWSDDPAEMVANALSPARVSKVEVVDLASRSARVTVPDYQLSLAIGKEGQNARLAARLTGWRIDIRPDTEQAGE, from the coding sequence GTGGACATCGACATGAGCGCCCTGCGGGGCTTGGTCAGGGAGAAGGAGATCTCCTTCGACCTGCTGGTCGAGGCGATCGAGTCGGCCCTCCTCATCGCCTACCACCGCACCGAGGGAAGCCGCCGACACGCGCGCGTGGAGCTCAACCGGGAGACCGGGCATGTGACCGTGTGGGCGAAGGAGGACCCCGAGGACCTGGAGGAGGGGCAGGAGGCGCGCGAGTTCGACGACACCCCGTCGGGCTTCGGACGCATCGCCGCCACCACCGCCAAGCAGGTGATCCTGCAGCGCCTGCGCGACGCCGAGGACGACGCCACGCTCGGTGAGTACGCGGGCCGCGAGGGCGACATCGTCACCGGCGTGGTCCAGCAGGGCCGCGACCCGAAGAACGTGCTGGTCGACATCGGCAAGCTGGAGGCCATCCTGCCGGTGCAGGAGCAGGTGCCCGGCGAGACCTACCCGCACGGCATGCGCCTGCGGTCGTACGTCGTTCGCGTGGCGAAGGGCGTGCGCGGCCCCTCGGTGACCCTGTCCCGGACGCACCCCAACCTGGTGAAGAAGCTCTTCGCCCTGGAGGTGCCGGAGATCGCCGACGGGTCGGTCGAGATCGCGGCGATCGCCCGCGAGGCCGGCCACCGCACCAAGATCGCCGTACGGTCCACCCGTTCGGGTCTGAACGCCAAGGGCGCCTGCATCGGCCCGATGGGCGGCCGGGTGCGCAACGTGATGGGCGAGCTGAACGGCGAGAAGATCGACATCGTCGACTGGTCGGACGACCCGGCGGAGATGGTGGCGAACGCCCTGTCACCCGCTCGGGTGAGCAAGGTGGAGGTCGTCGACCTCGCCTCCCGCTCCGCCCGGGTGACCGTGCCGGACTACCAGCTGTCGCTGGCGATCGGCAAGGAGGGGCAGAACGCCCGCCTCGCCGCCCGCCTCACCGGCTGGCGCATCGACATCCGGCCCGACACCGAGCAGGCCGGGGAGTAG
- the rimP gene encoding ribosome maturation factor RimP, with protein MSTTQSERLRELLEPLVTSQGLDLEEIAVDSVGRKRVLRVVVDSDTGADLDAIADVSRALSAKLDETDAMGDAAYDLEVGTPGAERLLTEQRHFVRATDRLVKFQLTEGGELVARILDVDDEGVDLEVPGAKGRKATTRRLAFPEIAKARVQVEFSRKDKTDKKDMKEEEEA; from the coding sequence ATGAGCACCACCCAGAGCGAGAGGCTGCGAGAGCTGCTGGAACCGCTCGTCACCTCCCAGGGGCTGGATCTCGAAGAGATCGCCGTGGACTCCGTCGGACGCAAGCGGGTGCTGCGTGTGGTCGTCGACTCCGACACCGGAGCCGATCTGGACGCCATCGCCGATGTGAGCCGTGCGCTCTCGGCGAAGCTCGACGAGACCGACGCGATGGGCGACGCGGCGTACGACCTGGAGGTCGGCACCCCCGGCGCGGAGCGCCTCCTCACCGAGCAGCGGCACTTCGTGCGCGCCACGGACCGGCTCGTGAAGTTCCAGCTGACCGAGGGCGGCGAGCTGGTCGCCCGGATCCTGGACGTCGACGACGAGGGCGTGGACCTGGAGGTCCCCGGGGCGAAGGGCCGCAAGGCCACCACCCGCCGCCTCGCCTTCCCGGAGATCGCCAAGGCGCGCGTGCAGGTCGAGTTCAGCCGCAAAGACAAGACGGACAAGAAAGACATGAAGGAAGAGGAGGAGGCGTAG
- a CDS encoding GNAT family N-acetyltransferase has translation MDLVIGPLDLAAHVDEALAVQAVAFGLGPDEVAVRRQIVQRHMQYRGARALGASVAGRLVGFVYGMPNSRTHWWSTVVEPYLRAGGNDFWLDDSFVITELHVHPDHQNRGIGRRLITMITDSAAEPRSILSAIDTDSPARGLYFSLGYVDLARQVHFPSAPKPYAVMGAHLPLRRR, from the coding sequence ATGGACCTCGTGATCGGCCCCCTGGACCTCGCAGCCCATGTCGACGAGGCCCTCGCGGTCCAAGCGGTGGCGTTCGGGCTCGGTCCCGACGAGGTCGCCGTACGCCGGCAGATCGTCCAGCGGCACATGCAGTACCGGGGCGCGCGGGCCCTCGGCGCGAGCGTCGCGGGACGCCTCGTCGGGTTCGTCTACGGCATGCCCAACAGCCGTACCCACTGGTGGTCCACCGTCGTCGAGCCCTACCTGCGCGCGGGCGGCAACGACTTCTGGCTCGACGACTCCTTCGTCATCACCGAGCTCCACGTCCACCCCGATCACCAGAACCGGGGAATCGGACGGCGGCTGATCACCATGATCACCGACTCCGCCGCCGAGCCCCGCTCGATCCTCTCCGCGATCGACACCGACAGCCCCGCCCGGGGCCTGTACTTCTCCCTCGGGTACGTCGACCTCGCCCGCCAGGTCCACTTCCCGAGCGCGCCGAAGCCGTACGCCGTGATGGGCGCCCACCTTCCCCTTCGCAGGCGCTGA
- a CDS encoding ferritin-like domain-containing protein, protein MSDEAKKAELTALQAALAAEHAAVYGYGVVGGRIAAARRSEARAAWDAHRARRDALVREVRDLGGEPVAADAAYALPFPVPDSAAAVRLAARLEERLAGVYADLVRAATGARRGSAAGALREAAVRAVRWSGESVTFPGLAERAAENGGTTGTGAAGTAPSASASTTP, encoded by the coding sequence GTGAGTGACGAGGCGAAGAAGGCCGAGCTGACCGCGTTGCAGGCGGCGCTGGCGGCCGAGCACGCGGCCGTGTACGGGTACGGCGTCGTCGGCGGGCGGATCGCCGCGGCGCGCCGGAGCGAGGCGCGGGCGGCATGGGACGCCCACCGGGCCCGCCGGGACGCGCTGGTGCGTGAGGTGCGCGATCTGGGCGGCGAGCCGGTCGCTGCGGACGCCGCGTACGCGCTGCCGTTCCCGGTGCCGGACTCGGCGGCCGCGGTACGGCTCGCCGCGCGGCTGGAGGAGCGGCTGGCCGGGGTGTACGCGGACCTGGTGCGGGCGGCGACGGGCGCGCGGCGCGGCTCGGCCGCCGGGGCGCTGCGGGAGGCCGCGGTGCGCGCGGTGCGCTGGAGCGGGGAGAGCGTAACCTTCCCTGGGCTCGCCGAGCGGGCCGCTGAGAACGGGGGGACGACCGGGACGGGTGCGGCCGGTACGGCGCCGTCGGCCTCCGCCTCGACGACACCCTGA